TGCCTTGCCGGTAGGCGGCGTCGGCCACGGTTTCATGGCCGCTGGCCTCGATGAAGCGGGTGACCCCGTCTTCGAAATTAAGCGCGATCTGGAAGCTCATGTTGCACCTCGCGGGCGAGGCTGGCCGCGGCGTGCCAAAGGGCACGCCGGGCAGCTCGCATTGCCTCGATTCAGATGTGGTAGATGTCGATGACCTGACGCACGTAGTCGTTCTTGAGCACCACCTTCTTGGCCGTGATCAGCGGCTGCTCGCCGCGCAGGTCGAGGGCGTAGTAGCTGGTGCCGAAGTAGCTGTCGGTGGTCTTGTAGCGAAAACTCAAGGTGTGCCAGTTGAAACGCACCTGGCAGCTGCCTTCGCCGTGTTCGACGATCTCGATGTTGCTGATGTTGTGCGAGGTGCGGGTGTCCGGCACCGTGGCGCTGGAGCGCTCGGTCTTGATGCGGAACACACGGTCCTCCAGACCACCCCGGTTGCCGTACCAGATCAGCGAGATCTCGCTTTGCGGATCAACGGTGAGGCGGTCGTCGTCATCCCAGGCCGGCATCCAGAACGTGGCGTCGCTGGCGTACAACTCCAGCCACTGGTCCCACTGGGCATCGTCCAGGTAGCGCGCTTCGCGGTAGAGGAAGTCGCGCACGGTGTCATGCAGGCTCATTGCACGGCCTCCACGGGGATCAGCCGCTGTTCGTCCTTGAGCGCCTGAATCATGGTGTCCTGCCAGTATTTGTGCTGCAGCACGAACAGGCCCTCGTCCTCGGTGCGCACGCCTGACAAGAGCGGCTTGAGCTCGATCTCCTGCGCGGCTTCATCGGCGCCTTCGACCCAGTGCGCGGCGCCGCGCGACATGTCGTTCCAACCGGTGCCGCCGCCGTAGCCGGTCTGGCAGGAGCGAAACTCTTCCAGGTCATCCGGGGTGGCCATGCCACTGACGTTGAAGAAGTCTTCGTACTGGCGGATACGCTTGGCGCGGGCATCGGCGCTCTCGCCCTTGGGCGCGATGCAGTAGATGGTGATCTCGGTCTTGTTCACCGAAATCGGCCGGGCGATGCGGATCTGCGAGCTGAACTGGTCCATCAGGTAGACGTTCGGGTACAGGCACAGGTTGCGCGAGTTCTCGATCATCCAGTCGGCCCGCGCCTGGCCGAAGTCGGCGGCGAGCTGATCGCGGCGCTCGTACGCAGGGCGATCTTCCGGGTTGGCCCAGCGGGTCCAGAGCAGCAGGTGGCCGTGGTCGAAGGAGTAGAAACCACCGCCCTGCTTGGCCCAGGCACCGGCGCTCATGGTCTTGATCTCGTCACCCGCTTCGCGCTGCTTGCGCTGGTTCTGGGTGGCGGCGTAGTTCCAGTGCACGGAGCTGACGTGGTAGCCGTCGGCGCCGTTTTCGGCAGTGAGCTTCCAGTTGCCTTCGTAGATGTACGAACTGGCGCCGCGCAGCACTTCCAGGCCTTCGGGCGACTGGTCGACGATCATGTCGATGATCTTCGCCGACTCGCCCAGGTGCTCGACCAAGGGTTTGACGTCGGCCTTGAGGCTGCCGAACAGGAAGCCGCGGTACGACTCGAAACGGGCGACCTTGGTCAGGTCATGGGAGCCGTCGCAGTTGAAGCTTTGCGGGTAGCCGGCGTTGCTCGGGTCCTTGACCTTGAGCAGCTTGCCGCTGTTGTTGAAGGTCCAGCCGTGGAACGGGCAGGTATAGCTGGAGCGGTTGCCGCGCTTGTGGCGGCAGAGCATGGCGCCGCGGTGGCTGCAGGCGTTGAGGAAGGCATTGAGTTCACCGTCCTTGTTGCGCGCGATAAAGATCGGCTGGCGCCCCATGGTCAGGGTGAGGAAATCGTTTTTCTCGGGGATCTGGCTTTCGTGGGCCAGGTAGATCCAGTTGCCCTCGAAGATGTGCGTCATCTCCAGGTCGAACAGGCGTGGGTCGGTGAACATCTCGCGCTTGCAGCGGTAGATGCCTTGTTCACGGTCGTCCTCGAGCATGGCATTGAGGTAGTCGAATCCCAGGGACATGGCCAGGGTCTCCATTGTTATTGTTCAGACCCGGTCAGGTTAGGGCGCACGAACGGGCGGCAATATCCGCTGGGTGCACAGTGCTATCCGTTTTTTGCAGGCCAAGGCACGAATGATCGACCCCATAGCAATTATCCATTGAACGTGGCGCGCTACCTGAAGTAAGCTCGGGCTCATTCACTGGAGAGCAACATGCCGAAACACACCTGCAACCACGCCAACCACACCGGTCGCACCCTGCGCCCTGTGCTGGCCGTTGCCGGCTGCAAGGCGGCTGCTGGTTTCTATTTTGGGTATTGGTTTAGCCACTAGGCGCCGATACCCACCCGGCGCCCACCTTCGAGGGGCCGCCGAACATGAGAATACTCAACCCCCGGTCGGCTCCCCGACCGGGGGTTTTGCTTTTCAGGCCTTTGACAATTACCGATTCACCTTGAGGACAGATTCATGAACTACGCCACTTATGACTACGCAAGCACCTATGCCTGGCGATTTAGCCAATCCCGTTCGGGCCAGCCTGCCGCCTCCGATCGGTCCATCACGGGTGGCAACGCTGCAGACAATCAATCAACGAACAGTCGAACACCTCGATAGGGCCGACAACGCGGGCCAGAACCCGCCGTCCGCCCAGGGAACCTACGCCATGCACGCTTCGAACCTCGCTCTGCCCCTGACCCAACCGCAAGCTGCCAACACCACCGTCAGCCAGCGCCTGCCCAGCCCGCACCTGCTCAAGCAGCAGATGCCGCTGCCTACCGAACTCGCCCAGCAAGTCCACAGCCACCGCCAGGCCATCCGCGCCATCCTCGAAGGCCGCGACCCGCGCCTGTTGGTGATTGTCGGCCCGTGCTCGATCCACGACCCACGTTCGGCCCTGGAATACGCCGACCGCTTGGCCGCCCTCAGCCGCGAAGTCGACGACAAGCTGCTGCTGGTGATGCGCGCCTACGTGGAAAAACCGCGTACCACGGTGGGCTGGAAAGGCCTGGCCTACGACCCGCACCTGGACGGCAGCGACGACATGCATGCCGGCATCGCCCTGTCCCGTGGCTTGATGCTGAACATGATCGAACGCGGCCTGCCGATTGCCACCGAGTTGCTGCAGCCGATGGCGGCCGGGTACTTCGATGACCTGCTGGGCTGGGCCGCGATTGGCGCGCGCACCACAGAATCGCAGATCCACCGGGAAATGGTCAGCGGCCTGCAATTGCCGGTCGGCTTCAAGAACGGCACAGACGGTGGCGTGGCCATCGCCTGCGATGCCATGCGCAGCGCCGCAGCCCCGCACCGCCACTTCGGCATGGATGCGCAGGGCTACCCGGCGATCATCGAGACCCTGGGTAACCCGGACACTCACCTGGTGCTGCGCGGTGGCCACAAAGGCCCGAACTACGATGCCACCAGCATTGCCCAGGCCCGTCAGGGGCTGGCCAAGGCGGGCCTGGAAGCGCGGATCATGGTCGACTGCAGCCACGCCAACAGTGGCAAGGACCCGGCGCGGCAACCTGCGGTGTTCGAGGACGTGCTGGCCCAGCGCCTGGGCGGCGACCGCTCGATTGTCGGAGTGATGCTCGAAGGGCACCTGTTCGATGGCTGCCAGGCACTGGGCAAGGGCCCACTGAAATACGGCGTGTCGATTACCGACGGTTGCCTGGGCTGGGCGGCGACCGAGACCCTGCTGCGCGATGCCGCAGCGCGGCTGTAGGAAACCCGCGGTAAGCCTGGCGAGACATTTCCCAAGCAAGTGCGCTAGGCTTGCCCTTTTCACCCCAAGGAGTAGTACCCCATGGCACGCGCCACTGCCCGCCACATCCTCGTCAGCTCTGAAGAGAAGTGCAACGAACTCAAGGCCCAGATCGAAGCCGGTGCCGACTTCGCTGAAATCGCCAAGGCCAACTCCACCTGCCCGTCCAGCCGTCAAGGCGGCGACCTGGGTACCTTCGGCCCAGGCCAGATGGTCAAGGAGTTCGACACCGTGGTCTTCAGCGCGCCGCTCAACACCGTGCAAGGCCCGGTGAAGACCCAGTTCGGCTACCACCTGCTGGAAGTGACCAGCCGTCAGGACTGATCGGCTGACATCGCCGATGGCCCCAGCGCCGGCAAACCGGCTCCCACAGAACCCGCGCGGCATTCAAGGCCTGCACCTGACCTGTGGGAGCCGGCTTGCCGGCGATAGGGCCAGCCGGTTTCCCCAGTGCCTGGCGTGGCTCGCACTGCTGTGTGCAAGCGTTGCCGCCGAGGCCGCCCCCAGTCACGCGCTCACCGTCTACGGCGAAGCCCCCCGCTACACCGAAAGCTTCCGCCACTTCGACTACGTCAACCCCGACGCCCCCAAGGGCGGGCTGCTGCGCCGCTCGGCCATCGAGATCGGCCAGTTCGACCATATTCTCCCCTATATCGACAAAGGCACCGGCGTCAGCGAGGTCGATGGCTGGCTGTATGCGCCCCTGGCCGTGCGCTCGTTCGATGAGCCCTACACTGTCTACGGCCTGATCGCCCAGCGCATGGAACGCGGCCCAGACGATGCGTGGCTACGTTTCGAGATCGACCC
The Pseudomonas sp. KU43P genome window above contains:
- the benB gene encoding benzoate 1,2-dioxygenase small subunit → MSLHDTVRDFLYREARYLDDAQWDQWLELYASDATFWMPAWDDDDRLTVDPQSEISLIWYGNRGGLEDRVFRIKTERSSATVPDTRTSHNISNIEIVEHGEGSCQVRFNWHTLSFRYKTTDSYFGTSYYALDLRGEQPLITAKKVVLKNDYVRQVIDIYHI
- the benA gene encoding benzoate 1,2-dioxygenase large subunit — translated: MSLGFDYLNAMLEDDREQGIYRCKREMFTDPRLFDLEMTHIFEGNWIYLAHESQIPEKNDFLTLTMGRQPIFIARNKDGELNAFLNACSHRGAMLCRHKRGNRSSYTCPFHGWTFNNSGKLLKVKDPSNAGYPQSFNCDGSHDLTKVARFESYRGFLFGSLKADVKPLVEHLGESAKIIDMIVDQSPEGLEVLRGASSYIYEGNWKLTAENGADGYHVSSVHWNYAATQNQRKQREAGDEIKTMSAGAWAKQGGGFYSFDHGHLLLWTRWANPEDRPAYERRDQLAADFGQARADWMIENSRNLCLYPNVYLMDQFSSQIRIARPISVNKTEITIYCIAPKGESADARAKRIRQYEDFFNVSGMATPDDLEEFRSCQTGYGGGTGWNDMSRGAAHWVEGADEAAQEIELKPLLSGVRTEDEGLFVLQHKYWQDTMIQALKDEQRLIPVEAVQ
- a CDS encoding 3-deoxy-7-phosphoheptulonate synthase; the protein is MHASNLALPLTQPQAANTTVSQRLPSPHLLKQQMPLPTELAQQVHSHRQAIRAILEGRDPRLLVIVGPCSIHDPRSALEYADRLAALSREVDDKLLLVMRAYVEKPRTTVGWKGLAYDPHLDGSDDMHAGIALSRGLMLNMIERGLPIATELLQPMAAGYFDDLLGWAAIGARTTESQIHREMVSGLQLPVGFKNGTDGGVAIACDAMRSAAAPHRHFGMDAQGYPAIIETLGNPDTHLVLRGGHKGPNYDATSIAQARQGLAKAGLEARIMVDCSHANSGKDPARQPAVFEDVLAQRLGGDRSIVGVMLEGHLFDGCQALGKGPLKYGVSITDGCLGWAATETLLRDAAARL
- a CDS encoding peptidylprolyl isomerase is translated as MARATARHILVSSEEKCNELKAQIEAGADFAEIAKANSTCPSSRQGGDLGTFGPGQMVKEFDTVVFSAPLNTVQGPVKTQFGYHLLEVTSRQD